From Afipia carboxidovorans OM5, one genomic window encodes:
- a CDS encoding aspartate kinase, producing the protein MGRLVMKFGGTSVANIERIQNVARHVKREVDAGHDVAVVVSAMSGKTNELVGWAKEASSLHDAREYDAIVASGEQVTSGLLAIALQALGIQARSWQGWQIPILTDDAHASARIEGIDGSELIRRFEASKEVAVVAGFQGLHQETGRITTLGRGGSDTSAVAIAAAIRAERCDIYTDVDGVYTTDPRVVPKAKRLDKVAFEEMLEMASQGAKVLQVRSVELGLVHNVPVFVRSSFVKPEDIDPHGTPPGTLICSEEEIVESQVVTGIAFSKDEAQISVRRIEDKPGVAASIFGPLADANINVDMIVQNVSEDGRYTDLTFTVPASEFTRAQDVIAKAKDKIGYERIDSATDVAKISAIGVGMRSHAGVAARAFAALSERNINIRAITTSEIKFSILIDAAYTELAVRTLHTLYGLDAKT; encoded by the coding sequence ATGGGCCGCCTTGTCATGAAGTTCGGCGGCACCTCCGTCGCCAATATCGAGCGTATCCAGAACGTCGCGCGTCATGTCAAACGCGAGGTCGATGCCGGCCACGACGTTGCCGTCGTCGTTTCCGCCATGTCGGGCAAGACCAACGAGCTTGTCGGCTGGGCGAAGGAAGCCTCGTCCCTTCATGACGCCCGCGAATACGACGCGATTGTCGCTTCTGGCGAGCAAGTGACCTCGGGACTGCTTGCGATCGCGCTGCAGGCGCTCGGTATCCAGGCCCGCTCCTGGCAGGGCTGGCAGATTCCAATCCTCACCGACGACGCCCACGCCTCTGCCCGGATCGAGGGCATCGACGGCAGCGAACTCATCCGCCGCTTCGAAGCCAGCAAGGAAGTCGCGGTCGTTGCGGGCTTCCAGGGCCTGCATCAGGAAACAGGGCGCATCACCACGCTCGGCCGTGGCGGCTCGGATACCTCCGCAGTTGCCATCGCTGCGGCGATCCGTGCCGAGCGCTGCGATATCTATACCGACGTCGACGGCGTCTACACGACCGATCCGCGCGTTGTGCCGAAGGCAAAACGTCTCGACAAGGTTGCCTTTGAGGAAATGCTGGAGATGGCCTCGCAGGGCGCGAAGGTGTTGCAGGTCCGCTCGGTCGAGCTCGGCCTCGTGCACAACGTGCCGGTGTTTGTCCGCTCCAGTTTTGTCAAACCGGAAGATATCGACCCGCACGGCACGCCGCCGGGAACGCTGATCTGCAGCGAGGAGGAAATCGTGGAAAGCCAAGTCGTCACCGGCATCGCCTTCTCCAAGGACGAAGCGCAGATTTCCGTGCGCCGCATCGAAGACAAGCCAGGCGTCGCAGCCTCGATCTTCGGCCCGCTCGCCGACGCCAACATCAACGTCGACATGATCGTGCAGAACGTCTCCGAGGACGGCCGCTACACCGACCTCACCTTCACGGTCCCGGCATCCGAGTTCACCCGCGCCCAGGACGTGATCGCGAAGGCCAAGGACAAGATCGGCTACGAGCGGATCGACAGCGCAACCGACGTCGCCAAGATTTCTGCGATCGGCGTCGGCATGCGCAGCCATGCGGGCGTCGCCGCGCGCGCCTTCGCGGCGCTGTCGGAGCGGAACATCAATATCCGCGCGATCACGACCTCGGAAATCAAGTTCTCGATCCTGATCGACGCCGCCTATACCGAGCTTGCGGTCCGCACGTTGCATACTCTTTACGGACTCGACGCCAAGACCTGA
- a CDS encoding PH domain-containing protein, whose protein sequence is MGRYVDEILQPGERLRYSTTVHGIVYAPGFFCLALAAAALAGAWATLDGAWVAILIAVAAVCAAIGLFWLAGAWFRRWTTETDVTSLRVVHKEGFIKRNTFEMSLDKVESVDVDQSILGRVLGFGDVTVKGVGEGHKRMKMIAAPLQFRNHITAH, encoded by the coding sequence ATGGGCCGTTATGTGGACGAGATTTTGCAGCCCGGCGAGCGGCTTCGCTACTCGACGACCGTCCACGGCATCGTCTATGCGCCGGGGTTTTTCTGCCTCGCGCTGGCGGCGGCCGCGCTCGCCGGGGCGTGGGCGACGCTCGACGGCGCCTGGGTCGCGATCCTGATCGCGGTTGCGGCGGTCTGCGCGGCAATCGGGCTGTTCTGGCTCGCGGGTGCGTGGTTCCGCCGCTGGACCACGGAAACCGATGTCACCAGCCTGCGCGTCGTCCACAAGGAAGGTTTCATCAAGCGCAACACCTTTGAGATGAGCCTTGATAAGGTCGAGAGCGTTGATGTCGACCAGAGTATTCTGGGCCGGGTTCTCGGCTTCGGCGATGTCACGGTCAAAGGGGTGGGCGAGGGACACAAGAGAATGAAGATGATCGCCGCGCCGCTGCAATTCCGTAATCACATCACCGCGCACTGA
- the ubiG gene encoding bifunctional 2-polyprenyl-6-hydroxyphenol methylase/3-demethylubiquinol 3-O-methyltransferase UbiG, with protein MTAPITDTSAQTSSPSVDPAEIARFSKLSSDWWDPNGRMKPLHRINPLRLAYIRDAACRKFGRNPKSLTCLSGLRVLDIGCGAGLLCEPLARLGAEVVGIDPSETNIAVAKLHAERGHLSIDYRATTVEAIDMRERFDIVLAMEVVEHVNDVGAFLARCASAMKPSGLMTVSTLNRTWKSFALAIVGAEYVLRWLPRGTHSWDKFVTPEELSNYLEASKLGVTEQTGVVYNPLADRWSLSSDMDVNYMLVAEAL; from the coding sequence GTGACCGCGCCTATAACCGATACCTCTGCCCAGACCTCGTCTCCGAGCGTCGATCCCGCCGAGATCGCCCGCTTCTCGAAGCTGTCTTCCGACTGGTGGGACCCGAACGGCCGGATGAAGCCGCTGCACCGGATCAATCCGTTGCGGCTGGCCTATATCCGCGACGCTGCCTGCCGCAAATTCGGCCGCAACCCGAAAAGTCTCACCTGCCTGTCCGGGTTGCGGGTGCTCGATATCGGTTGTGGTGCGGGGCTGCTCTGCGAGCCGCTGGCGCGCCTCGGCGCGGAGGTGGTCGGCATCGATCCCTCCGAAACCAACATCGCGGTGGCGAAGCTGCATGCCGAACGCGGCCATCTCAGCATCGATTACCGGGCGACCACGGTCGAGGCCATCGACATGCGCGAGCGCTTCGATATCGTGCTTGCGATGGAAGTCGTCGAGCACGTCAACGATGTCGGCGCATTTCTGGCGCGCTGCGCGAGTGCGATGAAGCCGTCCGGGTTGATGACCGTCTCGACGCTCAATCGCACCTGGAAAAGTTTTGCGCTCGCCATCGTCGGCGCGGAATATGTGCTGCGCTGGCTGCCGCGCGGCACCCATAGCTGGGACAAGTTCGTCACGCCCGAAGAACTTTCCAACTATCTCGAAGCAAGCAAGCTCGGCGTCACCGAACAGACCGGCGTCGTCTACAACCCGCTAGCGGATCGCTGGAGCCTGTCGTCCGACATGGACGTCAACTACATGCTGGTCGCCGAGGCGCTGTAG
- a CDS encoding EamA family transporter, with translation MTDLTSLWIPLTLVGSVGQVARNAMQRGLTGPLGTLGATHIRFLFGFPFAALFLLTILLVTGDRIGWPAPGFLPWLLVGSLTQIAGTALMLAAMNEHSFVVTTAYLKTEPLQTAAFGFVFLADHLTVMKVAGIMIATVGVMLTALQPGVRGFGRLRPILFGLGAAAFMALSSVGYRGAILNVEGVSFVTAAGFTLTCALLLQSIVLSAYLVARKPGVMTTILGLWKPSLFAGFTGAFSSFFLFLAFALTPVANVRTLNLVEVLIAQGAAHYGMKQRITAREAAGIVLILFGVGLLLLG, from the coding sequence ATGACCGATCTGACATCGCTCTGGATTCCGCTGACGTTGGTCGGCTCCGTCGGTCAGGTTGCGCGCAATGCCATGCAGCGCGGCCTCACCGGGCCGCTCGGCACGCTCGGCGCCACGCATATCCGCTTTCTGTTCGGCTTTCCGTTCGCGGCGCTGTTTCTGCTGACGATACTTTTGGTCACCGGAGATCGCATCGGCTGGCCTGCGCCGGGATTTCTGCCGTGGCTGCTCGTCGGTAGTCTGACACAGATCGCAGGCACGGCCTTGATGCTCGCGGCGATGAACGAGCACTCCTTCGTCGTCACCACCGCCTATCTCAAGACCGAGCCGCTGCAGACGGCGGCGTTCGGCTTCGTCTTTCTGGCCGACCATCTGACCGTCATGAAGGTTGCCGGCATTATGATCGCGACCGTCGGTGTAATGCTGACGGCGCTGCAGCCCGGCGTGCGCGGCTTTGGCCGGCTGCGCCCGATACTGTTCGGGCTCGGCGCGGCGGCGTTTATGGCGCTATCCTCGGTCGGCTATCGCGGCGCGATCCTCAATGTCGAAGGTGTCTCGTTCGTAACGGCTGCTGGCTTTACGCTGACGTGCGCGCTTCTCCTGCAATCCATCGTGCTCTCGGCCTATCTGGTGGCACGCAAGCCCGGCGTGATGACTACGATTCTCGGCCTGTGGAAGCCATCGCTGTTCGCGGGCTTCACCGGCGCGTTCAGTTCGTTCTTCCTGTTTCTCGCGTTCGCGCTGACGCCGGTCGCGAATGTGCGCACGCTCAATCTCGTCGAGGTGCTGATCGCGCAAGGGGCTGCGCATTACGGCATGAAGCAGCGGATCACCGCGCGCGAGGCCGCCGGCATCGTGCTGATCCTGTTCGGGGTCGGGCTGCTGCTTCTGGGCTAA
- a CDS encoding DUF1178 family protein, with product MIRYALRCECGHSFESWFQSSATYESQRKRRLVTCPACDSAKVEKAIMAPRLAAKDKTSEPEVKASETSTPTLMMAPQERELAAKLRELREHVEKNAENVGRKFPNEARKIHYGDSEHRAIYGQATAEEAHSLLEEGVEVMPLPLLPGERN from the coding sequence ATGATCCGCTATGCGCTCCGCTGCGAGTGTGGCCACAGCTTTGAAAGCTGGTTTCAAAGCTCCGCCACCTATGAGAGCCAGCGCAAGCGCCGCCTTGTGACCTGCCCGGCCTGCGACTCCGCCAAGGTGGAGAAGGCGATCATGGCACCGCGCCTTGCGGCCAAGGACAAGACAAGCGAGCCCGAGGTAAAGGCGAGCGAGACCTCCACGCCGACGCTGATGATGGCCCCGCAAGAACGCGAACTCGCCGCAAAGTTGCGTGAACTGCGCGAGCATGTCGAGAAGAATGCCGAGAATGTCGGGCGGAAATTTCCGAACGAGGCGCGCAAGATTCACTATGGCGATTCCGAGCATCGCGCGATCTACGGACAGGCCACCGCCGAGGAAGCCCACTCGCTGCTCGAGGAAGGCGTCGAGGTGATGCCGCTGCCACTCCTGCCGGGCGAGCGGAATTAA
- a CDS encoding carbon-nitrogen hydrolase family protein: protein MTTAPAPFKAALVQLRSGLMPADNLVEATRLIREAAAQGAQYIQTPEVTNVMQENRKALFELLASEADDASLAAYRALAAELKVHLHIGSLALKASPERAANRSFLIGPDGDILASYDKIHMFDIDLENGESYRESANYQPGETAVLADLPWGTLGLTICYDLRFPSLFRALAEAGASFIAAPAAFTRRTGEAHWHTLLRARAIENGCYIFAAAQGGLHQNKRETFGHSLIVDPWGTIIAEGGTDLGVIMAEIDPARVEAVRKSIPSLQHGRRFSIRDTRRQPGHLHAVRGSA from the coding sequence ATGACCACCGCTCCCGCCCCCTTCAAGGCGGCGCTCGTCCAGCTCCGCAGCGGGCTCATGCCTGCCGACAACCTTGTCGAGGCAACGCGGCTGATCCGCGAGGCGGCGGCGCAAGGCGCGCAGTACATTCAGACGCCCGAAGTCACCAACGTCATGCAGGAGAACCGCAAGGCGCTGTTCGAACTGCTGGCGTCGGAGGCCGACGACGCTTCGCTTGCGGCCTATCGCGCGCTCGCGGCGGAACTGAAGGTACATCTGCATATCGGCTCATTGGCGCTGAAGGCTTCGCCTGAGCGCGCCGCCAACCGCTCGTTCCTGATCGGGCCGGACGGCGACATCCTCGCGAGCTACGACAAGATCCACATGTTCGACATCGATCTTGAGAACGGCGAGAGCTATCGCGAATCCGCGAACTACCAGCCGGGCGAAACTGCGGTGCTTGCCGATCTGCCGTGGGGCACACTCGGCCTCACGATCTGCTACGACCTGCGTTTCCCCTCACTGTTCCGCGCGCTTGCCGAAGCCGGCGCGTCATTTATCGCAGCACCCGCCGCCTTCACCCGGCGCACTGGCGAGGCGCACTGGCACACGCTGCTGCGCGCCCGCGCAATCGAGAACGGCTGCTACATCTTCGCAGCCGCGCAGGGCGGCCTGCATCAGAACAAGCGCGAGACCTTCGGCCACTCGCTGATCGTCGATCCGTGGGGCACGATCATCGCCGAAGGCGGCACCGACCTCGGCGTCATCATGGCCGAGATCGATCCCGCGCGGGTCGAGGCCGTCCGTAAAAGCATTCCGTCGCTGCAGCATGGCCGCCGCTTCAGCATCCGCGACACCCGCCGCCAGCCGGGCCACCTGCACGCTGTGAGGGGCTCGGCATGA
- the grxC gene encoding glutaredoxin 3, which translates to MSAAVEIYTRPGCGYCSAAKSLLAQKQVAFTEFDASKNPDFRQEMLARANGGMTFPQIFIDGFHVGGCDDLYALERAGRLDPLLNGQKEPT; encoded by the coding sequence ATGTCGGCGGCTGTCGAAATCTACACAAGGCCCGGCTGCGGCTACTGCTCGGCAGCGAAATCGCTGCTCGCGCAAAAGCAGGTCGCGTTCACCGAATTTGACGCGAGCAAGAATCCGGATTTCCGTCAGGAGATGCTGGCCCGCGCCAATGGCGGCATGACCTTTCCGCAGATCTTCATCGACGGCTTCCATGTCGGCGGCTGCGACGACCTCTACGCGCTCGAGCGCGCAGGCAGGCTGGATCCCCTGCTGAACGGACAGAAAGAACCGACATGA
- a CDS encoding ComF family protein, whose protein sequence is MAMQPVPTQPLPLPRIRVHLHATLRNVRAACCKAGQHTARLALDVALPTQCLACREPVAGEGLCPACWSKLSFIAPPYCARLGIPFVYDPGPGVLSMEAIAAPPAYHRARAAVRYDEVAKTLVHALKYEDRTDLAPTMGRWMTRAGTELFAEADALIPVPLHWKRGWARRYNQSAALAAVISRVTGIAVETDLLRRIRPTPQQVGLSRAERARNVQGAFAVEADQRAAVKGRRFILIDDVLTSGATTQACTRALLRAKAASVDVLVFARVVEPFRPPI, encoded by the coding sequence ATGGCGATGCAGCCTGTGCCGACGCAACCTTTGCCGCTGCCGAGGATTCGGGTGCATCTGCACGCCACCCTCCGCAACGTTAGGGCTGCGTGCTGCAAAGCCGGGCAACACACGGCCCGCCTCGCCCTCGACGTCGCGCTGCCGACCCAGTGCCTCGCCTGTCGCGAGCCGGTGGCGGGCGAAGGGCTGTGCCCCGCCTGCTGGTCGAAACTGTCGTTTATCGCCCCGCCCTACTGCGCCCGGCTCGGCATTCCCTTCGTCTACGATCCCGGCCCCGGCGTACTGTCGATGGAGGCGATCGCGGCACCGCCGGCCTATCATCGCGCGCGGGCGGCGGTGCGCTACGACGAAGTCGCCAAAACGCTCGTTCACGCGCTGAAGTACGAGGATCGCACCGATCTGGCGCCGACCATGGGCCGCTGGATGACGCGCGCCGGCACTGAGCTCTTCGCGGAAGCGGACGCGTTGATCCCGGTGCCGCTGCACTGGAAGCGCGGCTGGGCGCGGCGCTACAACCAGTCGGCGGCGCTCGCTGCCGTCATCAGCCGCGTGACTGGCATTGCGGTCGAGACCGACCTTCTGCGCCGCATCCGTCCCACTCCCCAACAGGTCGGGCTGTCGCGGGCCGAGCGCGCCCGCAACGTGCAGGGCGCGTTCGCGGTCGAGGCAGATCAACGGGCCGCAGTCAAAGGGCGGCGCTTCATCCTCATCGACGATGTGCTGACCTCGGGTGCGACCACACAGGCCTGTACCCGCGCGCTGCTGCGCGCCAAGGCCGCTTCCGTCGACGTGCTGGTGTTCGCGCGGGTTGTGGAGCCGTTCCGGCCTCCCATATAA
- a CDS encoding methyltransferase domain-containing protein — protein MTTPPTPPIVFDLALLRQRQTRAARAGAETFLLDRVVEELDERLRAVVREFQNAADLGSPGESAFARLAAVAKQARHVDWPTGEREALPLTANSFDLVISALALQFVNDLPGVLAQVRRALQPDGYFLAATVGGDTLTELRQSFADAEVALDGGLSPRVIPMLDLRDAGALLQRAGFALPVTDVDRVTVRYDNMFALMRDLRRMGATNMLAMRRRAPLRRTTLMRAAEVYAERFADADGRIRATFDIVWMAGWSPHESQQKPLKPGSAKMSLEEAVKKASKK, from the coding sequence ATGACGACACCCCCCACCCCGCCGATCGTGTTCGACCTTGCATTGCTGCGCCAGCGCCAGACGCGGGCGGCGCGTGCCGGGGCGGAGACATTTCTTCTCGACCGGGTGGTCGAGGAACTCGACGAGCGGCTCCGCGCCGTGGTGCGCGAGTTTCAGAATGCCGCCGATCTCGGCTCCCCGGGTGAGAGCGCATTCGCGCGGCTTGCTGCCGTGGCTAAGCAGGCGCGGCATGTCGATTGGCCAACGGGCGAGCGCGAGGCGCTGCCGCTCACGGCAAACTCGTTCGATCTCGTTATCTCCGCGCTCGCGCTGCAGTTCGTCAACGATCTGCCGGGCGTGCTGGCGCAGGTGCGCCGGGCGTTGCAGCCTGATGGCTACTTCCTCGCTGCAACAGTGGGCGGCGACACGCTGACCGAGCTGCGGCAGAGTTTTGCGGACGCGGAAGTCGCACTCGACGGCGGGCTGTCGCCGCGCGTCATCCCGATGCTCGATCTGCGCGATGCAGGCGCGTTGCTGCAGCGCGCGGGCTTTGCGCTGCCGGTGACGGATGTCGATCGTGTCACGGTGCGATACGACAATATGTTTGCGTTGATGCGCGATCTGCGACGGATGGGCGCGACCAACATGCTGGCGATGCGCCGCCGCGCGCCGCTGCGCCGTACGACACTGATGCGTGCTGCCGAAGTCTATGCAGAGCGTTTTGCGGATGCGGATGGCCGCATCCGCGCGACGTTCGATATCGTCTGGATGGCAGGCTGGTCGCCGCATGAAAGCCAGCAGAAACCTTTGAAGCCCGGCTCAGCGAAGATGTCGCTTGAGGAAGCGGTGAAGAAGGCAAGCAAGAAATAG
- the mutT gene encoding 8-oxo-dGTP diphosphatase MutT: MKLTLVVACALVDTDNRVLIAQRPEGKQLAGLWEFPGGKVDAGERPEPALIRELNEELGITVRESCLAPLTFASHAYETFHLLMPLYICRRWEGTVSGREGQPLAWVRANKLRDYPMPPADIPLISHLTDLLL, translated from the coding sequence ATGAAACTCACCCTCGTCGTCGCCTGTGCGCTTGTCGACACCGACAACCGCGTACTGATCGCGCAGCGCCCGGAAGGCAAGCAACTGGCCGGGCTGTGGGAGTTTCCCGGCGGCAAGGTCGATGCTGGCGAGCGGCCGGAGCCTGCGCTGATCCGCGAGTTGAACGAGGAGCTTGGCATCACCGTGCGCGAGTCCTGCCTTGCGCCGCTCACGTTCGCGAGCCACGCCTATGAGACGTTTCATCTCCTGATGCCGCTCTACATCTGCCGGCGTTGGGAAGGCACCGTCAGCGGCCGCGAGGGCCAGCCGCTCGCCTGGGTGCGTGCCAACAAGCTGCGCGACTACCCGATGCCACCCGCCGACATTCCGCTGATCTCGCATCTGACGGATTTGCTGCTGTAA
- the argJ gene encoding bifunctional glutamate N-acetyltransferase/amino-acid acetyltransferase ArgJ: MSTTVSPLAPASVPTLPVIAGVRLATAAAGIRYKGRTDVLLALFDEGTTVAGVFTKSKCPSAAVDWCRERLAGGKSSKGGLARALVVNSGNANAFTGKTGKAATKLTADIAARAIKANAGQIFLASTGVIGEPLDATKFNGVLDDLASRAAPESWEEAARAIMTTDTFPKLATKTVKLGKARVTINGIAKGAGMIAPDMATMLSFVFTDAPIAAPALQALLKSGVEDTFNAVTIDGDTSTSDTLLAFATGAAKDAPRISRASDPRLKAFAKAFREVLADLAEQVARDGEGARKLVEVLVEGAVSKASARRVAMSIANSPLVKTAIAGEDANWGRVVMAVGKAGEPADRDKLAIFFNGVRVAYKGMRDPSYDEAEVSALMKQPKITIKAALGLGKGRDRVLTCDLTKEYVAINGDYRS, from the coding sequence ATGTCCACCACCGTCTCTCCTCTCGCGCCCGCATCCGTTCCCACTCTGCCGGTCATTGCCGGCGTGAGGCTCGCCACCGCCGCCGCCGGTATCCGCTACAAGGGCCGCACCGACGTGCTGCTCGCTTTGTTCGACGAGGGCACCACGGTCGCTGGTGTCTTCACCAAGTCGAAATGCCCAAGCGCAGCCGTCGACTGGTGCCGTGAGCGGCTTGCAGGCGGCAAATCATCCAAGGGTGGGCTCGCCCGCGCTCTGGTCGTCAATTCCGGCAACGCCAACGCCTTCACCGGCAAGACCGGCAAAGCTGCGACAAAGCTCACTGCCGACATCGCCGCACGCGCCATCAAGGCAAACGCCGGGCAGATCTTCCTCGCCTCGACCGGCGTGATCGGCGAGCCGCTCGACGCCACCAAGTTCAATGGTGTGCTCGACGACCTCGCCTCGCGTGCGGCGCCGGAGAGCTGGGAGGAAGCCGCGCGTGCGATCATGACCACCGACACCTTCCCGAAGCTCGCGACCAAGACCGTGAAGCTCGGCAAGGCCCGCGTCACCATCAACGGCATCGCCAAGGGTGCCGGCATGATCGCACCCGATATGGCGACGATGCTCTCCTTCGTGTTCACCGACGCGCCGATCGCCGCACCCGCGCTGCAGGCGCTTCTGAAAAGCGGCGTCGAAGATACCTTCAACGCGGTGACGATCGACGGCGACACCTCGACCTCTGACACACTGCTCGCATTCGCAACCGGCGCCGCGAAGGATGCCCCGCGCATCAGCCGCGCCTCCGACCCGCGCCTCAAGGCGTTCGCCAAGGCGTTTCGTGAGGTGCTTGCCGATCTCGCCGAACAGGTCGCCCGCGATGGCGAAGGTGCACGCAAGCTCGTCGAAGTCTTGGTCGAGGGTGCGGTATCGAAGGCGTCTGCTCGCAGAGTCGCGATGTCGATTGCGAACTCGCCGCTGGTGAAAACCGCAATCGCCGGTGAGGACGCCAACTGGGGCCGCGTGGTGATGGCGGTGGGCAAGGCCGGCGAGCCGGCCGACCGTGACAAGCTCGCGATCTTCTTCAACGGCGTGCGCGTTGCCTACAAAGGCATGCGCGACCCCAGCTATGACGAGGCCGAAGTGTCGGCGCTGATGAAGCAGCCGAAGATTACCATCAAGGCCGCGCTCGGCCTTGGCAAGGGCCGCGACCGCGTGCTGACCTGCGACCTCACCAAGGAGTATGTCGCAATCAACGGCGATTACAGGTCGTGA
- a CDS encoding peptidylprolyl isomerase, protein MTLSTRATPAVRSSRVLGLLSGAACCLALTLMAAPLRADDNQVIAKVNGAEIRQSDVTAAEKDLGPSLAQLDPASRQDSIVRFLIDLKIVSKAAEDKKIADSADFKRRLTFSRDRLLMDTLLDNEGKAALTDEALKKVYEEASKQISGEQEVHARHILVETEDEAKAIVAELKKGADFAELAKKKSKDPGASDGGDLGYFTKDQMVPEFSTAAFALETGKISDPVKSQFGWHIIKVEDKRARKAPPFEQVKPQLEAFVIRKAQADYVAKLRSEAKVERLDQKDDAAKPADPKAAPAAPAKK, encoded by the coding sequence ATGACCCTTTCGACCCGTGCGACGCCGGCCGTGCGCTCCAGCCGTGTGTTGGGCCTCCTCTCCGGCGCCGCCTGCTGCCTCGCGCTGACCCTGATGGCTGCCCCGCTGCGCGCCGACGACAACCAGGTCATCGCCAAGGTTAACGGGGCCGAGATCCGGCAAAGCGACGTCACCGCCGCGGAAAAGGACCTTGGCCCGAGCCTTGCGCAGCTCGACCCGGCCTCCCGCCAGGACAGCATCGTCCGGTTCCTGATCGACCTGAAGATCGTCTCCAAGGCCGCTGAGGACAAGAAAATCGCCGACAGCGCCGATTTCAAGCGCCGCCTCACCTTCAGCCGCGACCGTCTCCTGATGGACACCCTGCTCGATAACGAGGGCAAGGCCGCCCTGACCGACGAGGCCCTGAAGAAGGTCTATGAGGAAGCCTCGAAGCAGATCTCCGGCGAGCAGGAAGTTCACGCCCGTCACATTCTGGTCGAGACCGAGGATGAAGCGAAGGCGATCGTCGCCGAGTTGAAGAAGGGCGCGGACTTCGCCGAGCTTGCGAAGAAGAAATCCAAGGATCCCGGCGCCTCCGACGGCGGCGACCTCGGCTACTTCACCAAGGACCAGATGGTGCCGGAATTCTCGACCGCCGCTTTCGCACTCGAGACCGGCAAGATTTCCGACCCCGTGAAGTCACAATTCGGCTGGCACATCATTAAGGTCGAGGACAAGCGCGCCCGCAAGGCACCGCCCTTCGAACAGGTGAAGCCGCAGCTTGAGGCCTTCGTCATCCGCAAGGCACAGGCCGACTACGTCGCGAAACTGCGCTCCGAGGCGAAGGTCGAGCGACTCGATCAGAAGGACGATGCGGCCAAGCCCGCCGATCCGAAGGCCGCACCGGCAGCGCCCGCGAAGAAGTAA